Proteins encoded in a region of the Fusarium falciforme chromosome 6, complete sequence genome:
- a CDS encoding Amino-oxidase domain-containing protein — MIKNSSEGFSWTPSTGFVEGLPTIGVVDPPQRIRSNQDDIYDVIIVGAGYAGLIASRDLSTQGKKTLLLEGRDRLGGRTWNASIDGFNYEMGGTWMHWHMPHIYREISLYGLENDWVVTQNPGSRLDYSTLCTNKGQLKLSHEDEAAMYSRVFALFCNSDGDYLRHSWKYAFGTDQSPELIAKLDKMSCQDRLDEIRDELSTNEMTMLVAILQQMGGAEVGQIGYVTVLLWWVLGGHTALGLNDIALHTRLGSGNSTLHRRIFDHAVSTGQLSYSFSTPVMSIQEANDIMTVRSRQGQAWRAAAVICTVPLNVLTSIQFDPPLPPTKVEAARQGQVNKCNKIHFEVKGSDLLSWTSLGSPGKGFVSAFGDGLTPANNTHVVAFGPDPDARNGIHLRNIDSVQKALRHLAPQEGREIVVERIVSLVQPFLTLTWLGLVPVGKSLTDWLLQVSHDWNADEFARGAWCMPPPDFVTKYLKALQLPHGNVWFANADWSDGWRGWIDGAVQIGAQTAHQVVQAQHKFKKRPEANESSGNRQHRGGLQASKL; from the exons ATGATAAAGAACAGCAGCGAAGGCTTCAGTTGGACTCCGTCAACGGGCTTCGTCGAGGGTCTCCCAACGATTGGAGTAGTTGACCCTCCCCAGCGCATCAGGTCGAACCAGGATGATATTTACGACGTTATCATCGTTGGAGCCGGATATGCTGGTCTCATTGCCAGCCGGGATCTCTCGACCCAAG GCAAGAAGACACTCCTGCTGGAGGGTCGAGACCGGCTCGGAGGTAGAACGTGGAACGCTTCGATCGACGGGTTCAACTACGAAATGGGAGGCACTTGGATGCACTGGCATATGCCTCACATCTACCGCGAAATATCCCTTTACGGCCTCGAAAATGACTGGGTGGTGACCCAAAACCCGGGATCCCGCCTCGATTACTCGACTCTCTGCACCAACAAAGGTCAGCTTAAACTCTCGCATGAGGATGAG GCCGCAATGTACTCGCGTGTTTTTGCCTTGTTCTGCAATTCCGATGGCGACTACTTGCGTCATTCCTGGAAATACGCCTTCGGCACCGATCAGTCACCAGAACTGATTGCTAAACTAGACAAGATGTCCTGTCAGGATCGCCTGGATGAAATCAGAGACGAACTTTCAACCAACGAAATGACCATGCTGGTTGCCATCCTCCAGCAGATGGGCGGCGCTGAGGTTGGCCAGATAGGCTACGTTACCGTTCTTCTCTGGTGGGTTCTCGGAGGACATACCGCTCTCGGGCTGAATGACATCGCCCTGCACACTCGCCTGGGTAGTGGCAATAGCACCCTTCATCGACGCATTTTTGACCACGCCGTTTCGACGGGCCAGCTGTCATATAGCTTTTCCACGCCGGTCATGAGTATCCAAGAGGCAAATGACATCATGACCGTTCGGTcacgacaaggtcaagcctGGCGTGCCGCAGCCGTCATCTGCACCGTGCCTCTGAACGTCTTGACGTCGATTCAGTTTGATCCGCCTCTGCCGCCGACCAAAGTTGAGGCAGCTCGCCAGGGCCAAGTGAACAAGTGTAACAAGATCCATTTTGAAGTCAAGGGGTCTGACTTGCTGTCATGGACTTCGCTTGGCTCTCCAGGTAAAGGGTTCGTCTCTGCGTTCGGTGATGGGCTCACTCCCGCCAACAATACCCACGTGGTGGCCTTTGGGCCAGACCCCGATGCGCGCAACGGCATTCACCTTCGGAACATTGACTCAGTTCAAAAGGCTCTGCGGCACTTGGCACCCCAGGAAGGCCGAGAGATTGTTGTGGAGCGTATTGTAAGTCTTGTTCAGCCCTTTCTGACCTTGACCTGGCTGGGCTTGGTTCCAGTTGGCAAGTCCTTGACTGATTGGTTACTTCAGGTCAGCCATGATTGGAACGCGGATGAGTTCGCTCGGGGGGCGTGGTGTATGCCACCGCCAGACTTTGTTACGAAATATCTCAAAGCCTTGCAGTTGCCGCATGGAAACGTCTGGTTTGCTAATGCTGACTGGTCTGACGGCTGGCGTGGCTGGATCGACGGGGCGGTGCAGATTGGTGCACAAACCGCTCATCAAGTTGTCCAGGCTCAGCATAAGTTTAAGAAGAGACCCGAGGCGAATGAGTCTTCTGGTAACCGCCAGCACAGGGGTGGGCTGCAAGCTTCCAAGCTCTAG
- a CDS encoding Cytochrome P450 monooxygenase vrtE, giving the protein MVVESSAYLLVGTGMVLAIVHILSNIFATGVREIRGPFAARVSNLYRLWNVSRGKNHMDLIALHERFGDDVRIGPRVVSIRNLKDVNKIYNVKEPYAKSEFYVVQQQLVNGRAAPTLFTTINERFHAAIKRPISNAYSMSTLTDYEPLVDQAILSLFEELDRRYLAPSVSCPLFDWLQYYAFDVIGELTCSEPFGFLQAGRDIDGIIARLNSSMDYNAVIGQVPTLDYLLKKNPIVARLTSRTGPVAKFAHDRLAKRLIDEERRHQANEKNESRQKLDFVDKFLVKQGIRFFCSLRHRTPPDLRKFHLRSSSTA; this is encoded by the exons ATGGTGGTTGAAAGCTCGGCATACCTCCTGGTGGGCACGGGCATGGTTTTGGCCATCGTCCACATCTTGAGCAACATCTTTGCGACGGGCGTAAGAGAAATTCGTGGGCCGTTTGCAGCGAGGGTATCCAACCTGTACAGGCTGTGGAATGTATCTCGGGGCAAAAATCACATGGACCTCATCGCACTTCACGAGCGGTTTGGAGACGACGTGCGAATAGGTCCTCGCGTCGTCAGCATTCGAAACCTGAAGGATGTGAACAAGATTTACAACGTCAAGGAACCCTACGCAAAG AGCGAGTTTTACGTCGTGCAACAGCAACTGGTCAACGGAAGAGCCGCGCCGACCTTGTTCACAACCATCAACGAGAGGTTTCATGCTGCAATCAAACGCCCAATTTCAAACGCTTATTCCATGTCAACACTGACGGATTACGAACCTTTGGTGGACCAGGCAATCTTGTCATTGTTTGAAGAGCTTGATCGACGATACTTGGCCCCTTCCGTCTCATGCCCTCTTTTTGACTGGCTTCAGTACTACGCCTTTGATGTCATTGGAGAATTGACATGCAGTGAGCCATTTGGCTTTCTACAAGCAGGCCGGGACATCGATGGCATAATCGCACGGCTCAATTCATCCATGGATTACAACGCCGTCATCGGTCAGGTGCCCACGCTGGATTATCTTCTCAAGAAGAACCCTATTGTCGCGAGACTTACCAGCCGGACCGGACCGGTAGCAAAATTCGCACACGACAGGCTCGCCAAGCGGCTGATCGACGAGGAGCGAAGACATCAAGCCAACGAGAAGAACGAGAGCCGCCAGAAGCTCGATTTTGTCGATAAATTCTTAGTCAAACAGGGTATAAGGTTCTTTTGTTCCTTAAGGCATAGAACTCCTCCCGACTTAAGAAAATTTCATCTCAGATCATCCTCCACAGCATAG
- a CDS encoding Rhamnogalacturonan endolyase, which translates to MRLQLLSLLTFLSPLVGASRGPFLQETGDGSWVIGNDLWNVTQGPVYAKKLFWQGIPGADLVGSASGHYVGYDGESNLVFTDARVAAKGTHFIDVSFEATSGDLHWVIFDDLSGAYQYFVNRALPDISIFRTLWRLSPDYFTHGRTHLKDEPLPDFSLFSTGTNVQDETWQLADGSYITKYDWSNAVRDRDFYGVYGSKVGSWWIHPSTEYYNSDHLSQTLTVHRESKTGDAVQLNVVQDTSHFRVGQKTFQPPGKIWGPWLWYLQNNGSRVDAAHKRQKELRHFPYNWLDNKAYSARGGVQGTLRLSDGRPASNAAVFLGDTDTSIRPSVQGSNYYYTTYTNDKGRFSFDDIRTGSYGLYAWSNGGKLADVYTNFTKSDITITKDKTLNLGQLNWKVKDRAKRIWQVGAFDKTARGFKNGGVPYQHGVAEDSPANLTFTIGKSQDSDWYYASSAIGTWTIEFEISKEDLAANKAALLSVSLAGYSQSAALDIDVNGKVYGSLSKNVLTSDPALYRSGKTSGEWRFVQYEIEPDALKEGVNTAGFTVTRYTKWRGFLWDSIILEWARKIDIRLGFPEDDKQVYETYWPIAQQEARSHPRMLKTQAALLSIFTAPPESDISLSTPLAYSDRLRVKNPKDAKFALGPPIDGGSIERWEDPTYRQVYEKILAGKWEEFDVWEMDKRADAVQGLYPRPGSTGLFRSWQGWTSLSETGPTEGTLLVYPFIREHSAYLLMRPLVKPKKPKSDFQGGKAFLAPDNWELDFETTNFPDSPHHRKEGVKRRDTPSPGTIANHYIDRDGQEILDVCSYHRTDYDLCLIRTRPHELQAIAPCLRTCFDTRPSSELGLLDRLSPELLFEILLQIDIASYLCFRQVNRRARAVATRLREYELVSTHGLEGLTALMRTRLTANFTIWDLYEPLVTYSCKFCPRFGGFLHLFDCTRCCFACLIHAPELRGTDHSLTDKLCQTLDISKPQPGMELGPVLHTVPGRFCLEYYKKAYFLPRELLSMPQVVSALASLGVPHEAVGPALEEQRDKWSYRFAAATAYPWYDVEKVEADRGVNCKAIHLHLEKNSPYGSRLAAGRNLPMITTPEFQHSRLVFSRGGFLGHFKTCSFAQKLWRGREDGELPATESRFMRLRGGLDTEDEDGVPL; encoded by the exons ATGCGGCTCCAACTACTCTCCCTCTTGACGTTTCTCAGCCCTCTTGTGGGTGCGAGCAGAGGCCCGTTCTTGCAAGAGACAGGTGATGGCTCTTGGGTCATTGGCAATGATCTATGGAATGTCACCCAAGGACCTGTTTATGCTAAGAAACTCTTTTGGCAAGGGATCCCCGGGGCAGACTTGGTCGGGTCTGCCTCTGGCCACTATGTCGGATACG ACGGAGAGAGCAACCTTGTCTTCACTGACGCCAGAGTGGCAGCAAAAGGGACGCACTTTATTGACGTCAGCTTCGAAGCTACCTCTGGAGACCTCCACTGGGTCATCTTTGACGACCTCTCCGGAGCATATCAATACTTTGTCAACCGCGCCCTGCCCGATATTAGCATCTTCCGTACTCTTTGGAGACTATCCCCAGACTACTTCACTCACGGGCGAACCCATCTCAAGGATGAGCCACTCCCCGACTTCTCGCTCTTTTCCACGGGCACCAACGTGCAAGATGAGACCTGGCAACTCGCCGATGGGTCATACATCACGAAGTATGACTGGTCCAATGCTGTCAGGGACCGCGACTTTTATGGGGTTTACGGCTCAAAAGTCGGTTCCTGGTGGATTCATCCTTCGACCGAGTACTACAACAGCGATCACCTCAGTCAAACCTTGACTGTTCACCGGGAGAGCAAGACTGGCGATGCAGTGCAGCTCAACGTCGTGCAAGACACTTCTCACTTCCGAGTTGGCCAAAAGACTTTCCAACCACCCGGAAAGATCTGGGGTCCTTGGCTATGGTACCTG CAGAACAATGGCAGTCGAGTCGACGCTGCACACAAACGGCAGAAGGAGCTTCGGCACTTCCCATACAACTGGCTTGACAACAAGGCCTATAGTGCGAGAGGCGGCGTGCAAGGAACCCTTCGCCTTTCTGACGGTCGCCCAGCTTCCAATGCAGCCGTCTTCCTCGGCGACACTGACACTTCTATTCGGCCATCTGTTCAGGGAAGCAACTACTACTATACTACTTACACCAACGATAAAGGTCGATTCTCGTTCGATGACATCCGAACCGGGTCCTACGGTCTCTATGCCTGGTCAAACGGAGGAAAGCTCGCTGATGTCTACACCAACTTCACCAAGTCAGATATCACTAtcaccaaggacaagaccCTGAACTTGGGCCAATTGAACTGGAAAGTGAAGGATAGAGCGAAGCGGATCTGGCAAGTCGGGGCCTTTGACAAAACGGCGCGAGGATTCAAGAACGGAGGGGTTCCATACCAACATGGCGTGGCCGAGGATAGCCCTGCCAACTTGACATTTACCATCGGCAAATCTCAAGACTCAGACTGGTACTACGCATCCTCCGCGATCGGAACGTGGACCATCGAGTTCGAGATCTCAAAGGAGGACCTTGCAGCCAACAAGGCAGCGCTGCTGAGCGTTTCACTCGCTGGATACTCACAAAGCGCAGCACTCGACATAGACGTCAACGGGAAAGTCTACGGCTCGTTGAGCAAGAACGTCTTGACGAGTGACCCTGCCCTCTACCGGTCCGGCAAGACCAGTGGCGAATGGCGCTTCGTTCAGTACGAGATTGAGCCAGACGCGTTGAAGGAGGGCGTCAATACGGCTGGGTTTACTGTCACGCGGTATACCAAATGGAGAGGCTTTCTGTGGGATAGCATTATCTTGGAGTGGGC CCGGAAGATAGACATCCGCCTAG GGTTCCCCGAGGACGACAAGCAGGTTTACGAGACCTA CTGGCCTATAGCCCAGCAGGAGGCACGTTCTCATCCCCGGATGCTGAAGACGCAAGCGGCGCTTCTATCTATCTTCACCGCCCCTCCCGAGTCAGACATCTCGCTTAGCACTCCGCTGGCGTATTCGGATCGGCTTCGAGTTAAGAATCCAAAAGATGCTAAATTCGCCTTGGGTCCTCCCATAGATGGAGGCAGTATTGAGCGATGGGAGGACCCCACTTACCGCCAGGTTTACGAGAAGATCCTAGCAGGGAAGTGGGAAGAGTTTGACGTCTGGGAGATGG ACAAGCGTGCCGATGCGGTCCAAGGCCTGTATCCTAGGCCTGGTAGT ACAGGTCTATTCCGCTCGTGGCAAGGCTGGACCTCCCTGTCTGAGACAGGTCCCACTGAGGGAACTTTACTCGTTTACCCTTTCATTCGTGAACACAGTGCCTATCTGCTGATGCGTCCTTTGGTCAAGCcgaagaagcccaagtccGACTTCCAGGGCGGAAAGGCCTTCTTAGCCCCCGATAACTGGGAGCTGGATTTTGAAACTACCAACTTCCCAGACTCTCCTCACCATCGCAAAGAGGGAGTTAAACGACGTGACACACCCTCACCTGGAACTATTGCGAACCATT ACATTGACAGAGACGGTCAGGAAATTCTTGACGTCTGTTCATACCATCGAACCGACTATGACCTGTGTCTGATCCGCACACGTCCACATGAACTCCAAGCAATCGCACCATGCCTTCGAACATGCTTCGACACACGACCTAGTTCCGAACTTGGTCTCTTGGATCGCCTCTCCCCGGAGCTCCTGTTTGAAATCCTCCTCCAAATCGATATCGCGTCCTATCTCTGTTTCCGCCAGGTCAACCGGCGCGCTCGAGCCGTCGCAACGCGGCTACGCGAATACGAGCTCGTTTCCACGCATGGACTCGAGGGCCTGACAGCACTGATGCGCACCAGACTGACGGCCAACTTCACAATCTGGGATCTGTATGAACCCCTTGTGACGTACAGCTGCAAATTCTGCCCTCGTTTCGGAGGCTTCCTGCACCTCTTTGACTGCACGCGGTGCTGCTTTGCCTGCCTCATTCATGCCCCCGAGTTGCGCGGAACGGACCATAGTTTGACGGACAAACTTTGCCAAACTCTGGATATATCCAAACCCCAGCCTGGTATGGAACTGGGACCTGTGCTGCATACCGTGCCCGGGAGGTTCTGCCTAGAGTATTACAAAAAGGCTTATTTCCTCCCTCGAGAACTCCTCTCGATGCCTCAAGTTGTCTCGGCACTCGCCTCGCTCGGTGTACCTCACGAAGCCGTTGGCCCGGCTTTGGAGGAGCAGAGAGACAAGTGGAGTTACCGATTTGCGGCAGCTACAGCGTACCCCTGGTACGACGTGGAAAAAGTAGAAGCTGACCGCGGCGTCAACTGCAAAGCGATCCATCTCCACCTCGAGAAGAATTCACCCTACGGCTCACGCCTGGCAGCTGGGCGCAATCTCCCAATGATCACCACACCCGAGTTTCAGCATAGCAGGTTGGTGTTTTCAAGGGGTGGCTTCTTGGGGCACTTTAAGACCTGCAGTTTTGCGCAGAAACtatggagggggagggaggaTGGGGAGCTGCCGGCGACCGAGTCTCGGTTTATGCGCTTGAGGGGTGGTCTTGACacggaagatgaggatggggtGCCTTTGTGA
- a CDS encoding Nitroalkane oxidase, translating into MESLAHSAIVLEELFAVEPAAFITIVATALGLMPLILSGTPARQEKYLKPFLSRQGEPLASLMHSEPNGTANWLEKGGPGRQTTARKVGNEWIINGEKLWTSNSAGWGEEGADLACVVCRLSDDASKTQDPNIDPASLIMILLVTPEVIANNPKEAYQVLGEPELAGHITTSGPHARFTEFRFPYENMLCPHGEGAPIVETSFTVSAALVGAMAVGTMRAAFDEALAFAKSDTRGGSKPIIQYQSVADKLIDCKMRIETSRLLLWKAVCKLDDPAVDWKVKLEISMQAEIYSTDWAVDCVVDAMKAVGMKSYAKDMSFPRLLNEAMCYPLFDGGNIGLRRRQIQRLMTEEEYKPWEATYSSRGVEKGRL; encoded by the exons ATGGAGAGTCTAGCTCACTCCGCCATCGTTCTCGAAGAGTTGTTCGCGGTTGAACCCGCTGCCTTCATTACAATCGTCGCAACGGCCCTGGGACTGATGCCACTCATTCTGAGCGGCACCCCTGCTCGACAGGAAAAGTACTTAAAGCCTTTCCTGTCTAGGCAAGGTGAGCCCCTTGCCAGTTTGATGCATTCAGAGCCGAATGGAACTGCAAATTGGCTCGAGAAGGGAGGACCAGGCCGCCAGACAACAGCCAGGAAGGTTGGAAATGAATGGATTATCAATGGCGAGAAG CTTTGGACCTCGAACAGCGCCGGTTGGGGTGAAGAGGGAGCAGATCTTGCGTGCGTCGTGTGCAGGCTTTCCGATGATGCCTCCAAGACCCAAGACCCCAACATTGACCCCGCTTCACTCATTATGATCCTCCTTGTTACGCCGGAGGTCATCGCAAACAATCCGAAAGAAGCATACCAGGTTCTAGGGGAGCCGGAGCTTGCGGGCCACATCACCACCTCTGGCCCGCACGCTCGCTTCACCGAGTTCCGTTTCCCTTACGAAAATATGCTCTGTCCTCACGGAGAGGGTGCACCTATCGTCGAGACATCTTTCACCGTATCCGCAGCCCTCGTTGGTGCGATGGCTGTTGGTACAATGCGCGCAGCCTTTGATGAAGCCCTTGCCTTCGCCAAGTCTGACACGCGCGGTGGCTCCAAGCCCATCATTCAGTACCAGAGTGTGGCTGACAAGCTCATCGACTGTAAGATGCGGATCGAAACGAGCCGTCTTCTGTTGTGGAAAGCGGTTTGTAAGCTTGATGACCCTGCGGTTGATTGGAAGGTGAAGCTCGAGATCTCGATGCAGGCAGAGATTTATTCGACAGATTGGGCTGTCGACTGTGTTGTGGATGCCATGAAGGCGGTTGGCATGAAGTCGTATGCAAAGGACATGTCGTTCCCCAGATTGCTGAACGAGGCTATGTGCTACCCTTTGTTTGATGGGGGTAATATTGGGCTTCGTCGGCGACAAATACAGCGTCTCATGACTGAAGAGGAATACAAGCCATGGGAGGCAACCTACAGCTCTCGGGGAGTAGAGAAAGGGCGCTTGTAG
- a CDS encoding Cutinase, translating into MKFFALTTILAATASALPTSNSAQGLEARQLGTTTRNDLINGNSASCADVIFIYARGSTETGNLGTLGPSIASNLESAFGKDGVWIQGVGGAYRATLGDNALPRGTSSAAIREMLGLFQQANTKCPDATLIAGGYSQGAALAAASIEDLDSAIRDKIAGTVLFGYTKNLQNRGRIPNYPADRTKVFCNVGDLVCTGSLIVAAPHLAYGPDARGPAPEFLIEKVRAVRGSA; encoded by the exons ATGAAGTTCTTCGCTCTCACCACAATTCTCGCCGCCACGGCCTCGGCTCTGCCCACCTCTAACTCTGCCCAGGGGCTTGAGGCACGCCAGCTTGGTACAACAACTCGTAACGATCTGATCAACGGCAACAGCGCTTCCTGCGCCGATGTCATCTTCATTTATGCCCGAGGTTCAACAGAGACGGGCAACTTG GGAACTCTCGGTCCTAGCATCGCCTCCAATCTTGAGTCCGCCTTCGGCAAGGATGGTGTCTGGATCCAGGGCGTTGGCGGTGCCTACCGAGCCACTCTTGGGGATAATGCCCTCCCCCGCGGAACCTCTAGCGCCGCAATCAGGGAGATGCTCGGCCTCTTCCAGCAGGCCAACACCAAGTGCCCCGACGCGACTCTGATCGCCGGCGGTTACAGCCAGGGTGCTGCACTTGCAGCTGCCTCCATCGAGGACCTCGACTCGGCCATCCGTGACAAGATCGCCGGGACTGTTCTGTTCGGCTACACCAAGAACCTGCAGAACCGTGGCCGAATTCCAAACTATCCTGCGGACAGGACCAAGGTCTTCTGCAACGTAGGCGACCTCGTATGCACAGGTAGCTTGATCGTTGCTGCACCTCACTTGGCTTATGGTCCTGATGCTCGTGGCCCTGCCCCTGAGTTCCTCATCGAGAAGGTTCGGGCTGTCCGTGGTTCtgcttga